A stretch of Lathyrus oleraceus cultivar Zhongwan6 chromosome 6, CAAS_Psat_ZW6_1.0, whole genome shotgun sequence DNA encodes these proteins:
- the LOC127093555 gene encoding protein MAIN-LIKE 2-like: MSLLTMGEAHRGTVANIATYEVSRFRTRVHEFVHMDPMIQPYVELAGFGHLSKIMSWSIDNKFILALCERWRPETHTFWFPTGECTVTLEDVYMLLGLRIEGKAVNGKTNFPNSICMELLNVDLLDDNARGQGILLSRLKSYYNSFYLDEHSTEEARIIKTRCYIMLLLGSFLFPEGSGSSMHIMYLPLLRDIDRIGSYSWGSACLAYLYSSLCKNCHKDTSTFSGCAVLLQAWGWSRLPSLAPVNSNPFTFPYAKKWSARGMNYSRCPRHCITQYRNLLDHLRPTDFIWRPYLNMEHEHQINPEDAAVWTTCAPIIRFTTVELHNTDRVKLQFGMVQNIPDPPASLGEWHMRKVNDQWNYNPWQTFARSECRKWKHRHDHVLTDAVMPNEVKPSRTYMAWYRSVGFQFIADDMYLYDPRQTTYTQEASTSNPQQHSQPGYSQPPIQQTFRSTNTQTYNQNMPFTQPQNQEHPPYHHQQMDHQPSTEHRFAPTPSPYQSRLTQNTNRPITYRSQQPQTSQYQNIPQPYLFQTPQQPFQPFLDPSLSPMSPFNRPGRPSMSQPHPNFSGMGHELSYAGTPSLNTEDYAELAAYLNGSSPVGGNDAPGPSDEQTPVQNRQRGLGPRVRIARGCGTGGRLGDPGHHH; the protein is encoded by the exons atgtctttactcacaatgggcgaagcacacagaggaacagttgcaaacatcgcaacatac gagGTCTCAAGGTTTCGCACTagagtccacgaatttgtccacatggacccgatgattcaaccttatgttgaactcgccggttttggtcaccttagcaaaattatgtcttggtctatagataacaaattcattctagccttatgcgaaagatggaggccagagacacacacattttggtttccaaccggtgagtgtaccgtgacgttagaagacgtctacatgcttttaggactacgaataGAAGGCAAAGCcgttaatggtaagaccaactttcctaattcaatttgcatggagcttttaaacgttgatttgttagatgataatgctaggggacaaggtatactactatctcgcctaaagtcatattataatagtttttatttagatgagcattctaccgaagaggctcgaatcatcaaaactaggtgttacattatgttgttactaggatcctttttatttcccgaaggtagtggttctagcatgcatattatgtacttacctttacttagagatatagatagaataggtagttatagttggggatccgcatgtctagcctatctctatagttctttgtgcaaaaactgccacaaagatacttctacattttctggatgtgctgttttgctacaagcatggggatggtcaagactaccgtctctagcaccggtcaatagcaaccccttcacttttccatatgcaaaaaa atggtcggcacgcggtatgaattacagcagatgtccgagacactgtattactcaatatcgcaacctgttggatcaccttcgaccgacagac ttcatttggcgtccataccttaatatggaacatgagcatcagatcaaccctgaagacgcagccgtatggacaacatgcgcaccgataatacggttcacaacagtggagctgcacaacaccgatcgtgtgaagctgcagtttggtatggtccagaatatcccagatcccccagctagcctaggagaatggcatatgcgcaaagtgaacgaccaatggaactacaacccttggcaaaccttcgcaagatcagagtgtcgcaagtggaagcaccgtcatgaccatgtcttaactgacgcagtcatgccaaatgaggtaaaaccaagtcgtacttatatggcttggtatagatcagttggatttcaattcatcgctgatgatatgtacctgtacgacccacgccagacaacttacacacaagaagcctcaacatctaacccccagcaacattctcagcccggttactcacaaccacctatccaacaaactttccgttccacaaacacacaaacatacaaccaaaacatgccattcacccaaccccaaaaccaagaacatcccccataccaccaccaacaaatggaccatcaaccttcgaccgaacatcgcttcgcacccacaccatcaccctaccaaagtcgccttacccaaaacactaaccgccccatcacctaccgtagccaacaaccccaaacatcacaataccaaaacatcccacaaccatatctcttccaaacaccccaacaacctttccaacctttcctagacccatcattgtcacccatgtcccccttcaaccgtcctggtcgcccatccatgagtcaaccacaccccaacttctctggcatgggtcatgagctcagctacgccggtacaccatcattgaatactgaagactatgctgagttggctgcatacctcaacggatcttctcctgtaggcggtaatgacgctcctggaccatcagatgaacaaacaccggttcagaatcgtcaacgtgggttagggccaagggttaggatagctaggggatgtgggaccggaggtcggttaggtgatcccggtcatcaccattag